From the genome of Chania multitudinisentens RB-25, one region includes:
- a CDS encoding DUF721 domain-containing protein: MRDSRPQLLDVLFDDASATEKGPLHNVQQRAVALLKLNRAVTGLLPAQLHPWCRVANFRQGVLVLETANASWMMRLRYEQPNLLSALRAQILPSLSSIDIRINPALMAKGSNQTKSAAKMTENEQSAVPFRHLSQESADELRGLAARCPEKLRKILERLAALAGESTNAADRDK, encoded by the coding sequence ATGCGCGATAGCCGTCCACAATTATTAGATGTCCTGTTTGATGACGCTTCTGCAACAGAGAAAGGGCCGCTGCATAACGTTCAGCAACGCGCTGTTGCGCTACTGAAACTCAACCGCGCAGTTACAGGCCTATTGCCTGCTCAGTTGCACCCATGGTGCCGCGTCGCCAACTTCAGACAGGGTGTTTTAGTGCTTGAAACCGCTAATGCCAGTTGGATGATGCGCTTACGCTATGAACAACCCAACTTGCTATCCGCACTACGAGCGCAAATTCTACCATCATTGTCATCAATCGACATCAGGATTAATCCCGCCTTGATGGCAAAAGGAAGCAACCAGACCAAAAGCGCCGCAAAAATGACAGAAAATGAACAGTCGGCTGTACCATTCCGGCATCTGAGCCAAGAAAGTGCAGATGAATTACGGGGATTAGCGGCACGTTGCCCAGAGAAGTTACGGAAAATACTGGAACGATTAGCAGCATTGGCCGGAGAGAGTACCAACGCTGCCGATCGTGATAAATAA
- the lpxC gene encoding UDP-3-O-acyl-N-acetylglucosamine deacetylase, whose amino-acid sequence MIKQRTLKRIVQATGVGLHTGKKVTLTMRPASANTGVIYRRTDLNPPVDFPADAKSVRDTMLCTCLVNESDVRISTVEHLNAALAGLGIDNIIIEVDAAEIPIMDGSASPFVFLLLDAGIEELNSAKKFLRLKETVRVEDGDKWAELSPHNGFRLDFTIDFNHPAIDASTQRYRLDFSADSFVRQISRARTFGFMRDIEYLQSRGLALGGSFDCAIVVDDYRVLNEDGLRFEDEFVRHKMLDAIGDLFMCGHNIIGAFTAYKSGHALNNKLLQAVLAKQEAWEYVTFQDEAEMPLAFKAPSTVLA is encoded by the coding sequence ATGATCAAACAAAGGACATTAAAACGTATTGTTCAGGCGACTGGCGTCGGTTTACATACCGGCAAAAAGGTCACGCTGACAATGCGCCCCGCGTCGGCTAATACCGGGGTCATCTATCGTCGCACTGACTTGAATCCACCGGTTGATTTTCCGGCTGATGCAAAATCCGTGCGTGATACCATGCTCTGTACTTGCCTGGTGAATGAATCAGACGTGCGTATTTCTACCGTTGAGCATCTTAATGCTGCGCTGGCGGGTTTGGGTATTGATAACATCATTATTGAAGTTGATGCGGCTGAAATCCCTATTATGGATGGCAGTGCCAGCCCGTTCGTCTTCCTGCTGCTGGATGCTGGCATTGAAGAACTGAACTCAGCGAAGAAATTCCTGCGTCTGAAAGAGACGGTACGTGTTGAAGATGGTGATAAATGGGCTGAATTGTCTCCGCATAATGGATTCCGTCTGGATTTCACTATCGATTTCAACCACCCGGCAATTGATGCCAGCACACAGCGTTATCGTCTGGATTTCTCGGCCGATTCATTCGTTCGCCAAATCAGCCGTGCACGTACCTTCGGTTTCATGCGTGATATCGAATATCTGCAATCCCGTGGTTTGGCCCTGGGAGGCAGTTTTGATTGCGCTATTGTGGTTGATGACTATCGCGTCTTGAACGAAGACGGCCTGCGCTTCGAAGACGAGTTTGTTCGCCACAAAATGCTGGACGCCATTGGCGATCTGTTCATGTGCGGCCATAACATTATTGGCGCGTTTACTGCGTACAAGTCTGGCCATGCATTGAACAATAAGCTGCTGCAAGCGGTATTAGCGAAGCAGGAAGCGTGGGAATATGTAACATTCCAGGACGAAGCAGAAATGCCACTGGCATTCAAAGCCCCGTCCACCGTATTGGCGTAA
- the ftsA gene encoding cell division protein FtsA — MIKSTDRKLVVGLEIGTAKVSALVGEVLPDGMINIIGVGSCPSRGMDKGGVNDLESVVKCVQRAIDQAELMADCQISSVYLALSGKHISCQNEIGMVPISEEEVTQEDVENVVHTAKSVRVRDEHRILHVIPQEYAIDYQEGIKNPVGLSGVRMQAKVHLITCHNDMAKNIVKAVERCGLKVDQLIFAGLAASYAVLTEDERELGVCVVDIGGGTMDMAVYTGGALRHTKVIPYAGNVVTSDIAYAFGTPPTDAEAIKVRHGCALGSIVSKDESVEVPSVGGRPPRSLQRQTLAEVIEPRYTELLNLVNDEILQLQEQLRSQGVKHHLAAGIVLTGGAAQIDGLAACAQRVFHTQVRIGQPLNITGLTDYAQEPYYSTAVGLLHYGKESHLNGEAEVEKRASVGNWFKRINSWLRKEF, encoded by the coding sequence ATGATCAAGTCGACGGACAGAAAACTGGTAGTTGGACTGGAGATCGGTACCGCAAAAGTCTCCGCATTGGTAGGGGAAGTTCTGCCCGATGGCATGATCAACATTATCGGGGTGGGCAGTTGCCCGTCTCGCGGTATGGATAAGGGTGGCGTTAACGACCTGGAGTCGGTAGTCAAATGCGTTCAGCGTGCCATCGATCAGGCCGAACTGATGGCTGATTGCCAGATATCTTCGGTTTATCTCGCCTTATCGGGGAAACATATCAGCTGTCAGAATGAAATAGGCATGGTGCCTATTTCAGAAGAGGAAGTGACTCAGGAAGATGTAGAGAATGTGGTGCATACTGCCAAATCGGTACGCGTCCGTGATGAACACCGCATCCTGCATGTCATTCCTCAGGAATATGCCATCGATTATCAGGAAGGGATCAAAAATCCGGTTGGGTTATCCGGCGTGCGTATGCAGGCCAAAGTACACCTGATTACCTGCCATAACGACATGGCAAAGAATATTGTCAAAGCGGTTGAGCGCTGTGGTTTGAAAGTGGATCAACTGATTTTCGCCGGTCTGGCGGCCAGCTACGCGGTGCTGACCGAAGATGAACGTGAGCTTGGTGTTTGCGTGGTGGATATCGGCGGCGGCACCATGGACATGGCGGTGTATACCGGTGGTGCTTTGCGCCACACCAAAGTGATCCCTTATGCCGGTAACGTAGTGACCAGCGATATTGCTTATGCTTTCGGGACGCCGCCGACAGACGCGGAAGCCATTAAAGTTCGGCATGGTTGTGCGCTTGGATCGATTGTCAGCAAGGATGAGAGTGTAGAAGTGCCTAGCGTTGGCGGGCGTCCTCCCCGTAGTCTGCAAAGACAGACACTGGCGGAAGTCATTGAACCACGCTACACCGAACTGCTGAATCTGGTTAACGATGAAATTTTGCAATTGCAGGAGCAGCTCCGGAGCCAAGGGGTGAAGCATCATCTGGCAGCAGGTATTGTGCTGACCGGTGGGGCAGCCCAGATTGACGGCTTGGCAGCCTGTGCGCAACGGGTGTTTCACACCCAGGTTCGCATCGGGCAGCCCTTGAATATTACAGGTTTGACGGATTACGCGCAGGAACCTTACTACTCCACTGCTGTAGGGTTATTGCACTATGGAAAAGAGTCTCATCTGAACGGTGAGGCAGAAGTAGAAAAACGCGCCTCAGTGGGCAATTGGTTTAAACGTATCAATAGTTGGCTGAGAAAAGAGTTTTAA
- the ftsZ gene encoding cell division protein FtsZ yields the protein MFEPMELTNDAVIKVIGVGGGGGNAVEHMVRERIEGVEFFAVNTDAQALRKTAVGQTIQIGSGITKGLGAGANPEVGRNSAEEDREALRAALEGADMVFIAAGMGGGTGTGAAPVVAEVAKDLGILTVAVVTKPFNFEGKKRMAFAEQGIAELSKHVDSLITIPNDKLLKVLGRGISLLDAFGAANDVLKGAVQGIAELITRPGLMNVDFADVRTVMSEMGYAMMGSGVACGEDRAEEAAEMAISSPLLEDIDLSGARGVLVNITAGFDLRLDEFETVGNTIRAFASDNATVVIGTSLDPEMNDELRVTVVATGIGMDKRPEITLVTNKQASQPVMDHRYQQHGMSPLPQEAKPVAKVVNDQGTSPNKEPDYLDIPAFLRKQAD from the coding sequence ATGTTTGAACCAATGGAACTAACCAATGACGCGGTGATTAAAGTCATCGGCGTCGGCGGCGGCGGTGGCAACGCCGTTGAACACATGGTGCGTGAGCGCATCGAAGGTGTTGAATTCTTCGCTGTTAATACAGACGCGCAAGCGCTTCGTAAAACGGCAGTTGGCCAAACCATCCAGATTGGTAGCGGTATTACCAAAGGGTTGGGAGCAGGCGCGAACCCGGAAGTGGGTCGTAATTCAGCGGAAGAAGACCGCGAAGCTTTGCGCGCAGCCCTGGAAGGTGCAGACATGGTCTTTATCGCGGCGGGCATGGGGGGCGGTACGGGTACCGGTGCTGCTCCCGTGGTGGCTGAAGTGGCAAAAGATCTGGGTATTCTGACCGTTGCCGTGGTGACCAAGCCTTTCAATTTTGAAGGCAAGAAGCGTATGGCGTTCGCAGAGCAGGGTATTGCGGAGTTGTCCAAACATGTGGACTCGCTGATCACCATCCCGAACGACAAATTGCTGAAAGTCCTGGGGCGAGGTATCTCTCTGCTGGACGCGTTTGGCGCCGCCAACGATGTGCTGAAAGGTGCAGTGCAGGGTATCGCTGAGCTGATTACCCGTCCAGGCCTGATGAACGTTGACTTTGCTGACGTGCGCACCGTGATGTCCGAAATGGGCTACGCGATGATGGGTTCCGGCGTTGCCTGTGGTGAAGATCGTGCCGAAGAAGCGGCGGAAATGGCGATCTCCAGCCCATTGCTGGAAGACATCGACTTGTCCGGCGCCCGTGGCGTGTTGGTTAACATTACCGCTGGTTTTGACCTGCGTCTGGATGAATTTGAAACCGTGGGTAACACTATCCGTGCTTTCGCTTCTGATAACGCGACCGTAGTGATTGGTACTTCTCTGGACCCAGAGATGAACGATGAACTGCGTGTTACCGTGGTAGCTACCGGTATCGGTATGGATAAACGCCCTGAAATCACGTTGGTAACCAATAAACAAGCCAGCCAGCCAGTGATGGATCATCGTTACCAACAGCATGGGATGTCGCCGTTGCCGCAGGAAGCCAAGCCGGTAGCCAAGGTGGTGAACGATCAGGGTACATCGCCTAATAAAGAGCCTGATTACTTGGATATCCCGGCCTTCTTACGTAAGCAGGCTGACTAG